A genomic stretch from Lathyrus oleraceus cultivar Zhongwan6 chromosome 2, CAAS_Psat_ZW6_1.0, whole genome shotgun sequence includes:
- the LOC127123689 gene encoding uncharacterized protein LOC127123689: MFKKLEINIPFSEALEQIPVYAKFMKDIISKKHSTNVDPIILTETCSAILQGMKIHVKKKDRGSVTIPCTIGDRKFKKALIDLGANVSLMSLSIYKKLGLGTVQDTRMTLQFSDRSVR, translated from the coding sequence atgtttaagaaACTTGAAATAAACATTCCATTTTCTGAAGCTCTAGAACAAATTCCAGtatatgccaaattcatgaaagacatcatctccaaaAAGCACTCCACAAATGTAGACCCGATCATCCTCACTGAAACGTGTAGTGCTATTCTCCAAGGTATGAAAATTCATGTGAAAAAGAAAGATAGGGGTTCAGTTACTATTccttgcactattggtgatagaaaattcaagaaggctctgattgatTTGGGAGCTAATGTGAGTTTGATGTCACTCTCCATTTATAAAAAATTGGGCCTTGGCACCGTTCAAGACACTAGGATGACGCTTCAGTTTTCCGATCGCTCAGTTAGGTGA